A genomic region of Micromonospora sp. NBC_01796 contains the following coding sequences:
- the yaaA gene encoding peroxide stress protein YaaA, whose amino-acid sequence MLILLPPSEGKTAPRSGRPLNLDTLTLGELNPGRERVLDALVELCASDDRERARTVLGLSAGQDGEIDLNARLRTAAAQPAAKVYTGVLYDALDTGSLTGAARTRLRRSALVFSGLWGVVRVDDRIPAYRCAIGVGLPGVGGLTPYWRGLLEPVITDAADSGPILDLRSGAYAAMWRPTGRTAERTVAVRVLHEQVVNGVTSRSVVSHFNKATKGRLVRDLLLVGAAPRTPAKLVEALRDLKYTVEEQPAAAGKPRQLDIVVSEL is encoded by the coding sequence GTGCTGATCCTGCTGCCACCGTCGGAGGGGAAGACCGCGCCCCGGTCCGGCCGCCCGTTGAACCTGGACACGCTCACCCTTGGCGAGCTGAACCCCGGACGGGAACGGGTCCTGGACGCGCTGGTCGAACTCTGTGCCTCCGACGACCGGGAGCGGGCGCGTACGGTCCTCGGGCTGAGCGCGGGGCAGGACGGGGAGATCGACCTCAACGCCCGGTTGCGGACCGCAGCGGCCCAACCGGCGGCGAAGGTCTACACCGGGGTGCTCTACGACGCCCTGGACACCGGCAGCCTCACCGGGGCGGCCCGTACCCGGCTGCGGCGGTCGGCGCTGGTCTTCTCCGGCCTGTGGGGCGTGGTCCGGGTGGACGACCGGATCCCGGCGTACCGGTGCGCGATCGGGGTCGGCCTGCCGGGGGTGGGCGGGCTCACCCCGTACTGGCGGGGGCTGCTCGAACCGGTGATCACCGACGCCGCCGACAGCGGACCGATCCTCGACCTGCGCTCCGGCGCGTACGCGGCGATGTGGCGGCCGACCGGGCGTACCGCCGAGCGGACGGTCGCCGTACGGGTGCTGCACGAGCAGGTCGTCAACGGGGTGACCAGCCGATCCGTGGTGAGCCACTTCAACAAGGCCACCAAGGGGCGACTGGTCCGCGACCTGCTACTCGTCGGTGCGGCGCCCCGGACCCCGGCGAAGCTGGTGGAGGCGCTGCGCGACCTGAAGTACACCGTCGAGGAGCAGCCCGCCGCCGCCGGCAAGCCCCGCCAGCTCGACATCGTGGTCAGCGAGCTGTAA
- a CDS encoding glycosyltransferase → MATVLLVSHGTHGDVWPMIHLGAGLRGRGHDVTLLTHAPYAEPVRRAGLGYVPIDTPEEYAAYLEDARRILLDRVGSPSPPDLLAHYRRTNLFGQLRLEIETLRELAVPGQTVLVGRHTSGLSTLIAAELLGLPVAWAAMTPAQHLLLPVTEHLHRTALAGPIDQLRAEFGLAPVDDWTAWLGSADLQLGLWPRWFDAAGDPTPDRVAKVGFLLDAEAADPASPVDPAPLPPEVAEALAGEVRPVLVAGSSGQMLLHDFYAASVPAALDAGRTVLLVTPYRELLPATLPTGVHWFRWLPYREVMPRVAVVVHHGGTGTIAQCLAAGVPQLVLAHSFDQPDTGARLRRLGVGEWLPSTQWDPPRAAALMRRLLDERGYRDRAVRLRAAVGTTSVDQAARRIEALLTPIGAATH, encoded by the coding sequence GTGGCAACCGTCCTGCTGGTCAGTCACGGCACCCATGGCGACGTGTGGCCGATGATCCACCTGGGGGCCGGGCTACGCGGCCGGGGCCACGACGTCACCCTGCTCACCCACGCTCCGTACGCCGAGCCCGTACGCCGGGCCGGTCTCGGATACGTCCCGATCGACACCCCCGAGGAGTACGCCGCCTACCTCGAGGACGCCCGCCGGATCCTGCTCGACCGGGTCGGGTCGCCGAGCCCACCGGACCTGCTCGCGCACTACCGGCGGACGAACCTGTTCGGCCAACTCCGGCTGGAGATCGAGACCCTGCGCGAGCTGGCCGTACCGGGGCAGACCGTGCTCGTCGGCCGGCACACTTCGGGGCTGTCGACGCTGATCGCCGCGGAACTGCTCGGCCTGCCGGTGGCCTGGGCGGCGATGACCCCGGCCCAGCATCTGCTGCTGCCGGTCACCGAACACCTGCACCGGACCGCCCTGGCCGGGCCGATCGACCAGCTCCGGGCGGAGTTCGGGCTGGCGCCGGTGGACGACTGGACCGCCTGGCTCGGCTCGGCCGACCTGCAACTCGGGCTCTGGCCGCGCTGGTTCGACGCCGCCGGTGACCCCACCCCCGACCGGGTGGCGAAGGTCGGCTTCCTGCTCGACGCCGAAGCCGCCGACCCGGCCAGTCCCGTCGACCCGGCACCGCTTCCGCCGGAGGTGGCCGAGGCGCTGGCCGGCGAGGTGCGACCGGTCCTGGTCGCCGGGAGCAGCGGGCAGATGCTGCTGCACGACTTCTACGCCGCATCGGTGCCCGCCGCGCTCGACGCCGGCCGTACGGTGCTGCTGGTGACGCCGTACCGGGAACTGCTCCCGGCGACCTTGCCGACCGGCGTGCACTGGTTCCGCTGGTTGCCGTACCGGGAGGTGATGCCCCGGGTGGCCGTGGTCGTCCACCACGGCGGCACCGGGACGATCGCCCAGTGTCTCGCCGCCGGGGTGCCGCAACTGGTGCTCGCGCACAGCTTCGACCAGCCGGACACCGGGGCCCGGCTGCGCCGGCTCGGGGTGGGGGAGTGGCTGCCGTCGACCCAGTGGGACCCACCGAGGGCGGCTGCGCTGATGCGTCGGCTGCTCGACGAGCGCGGCTACCGGGACCGGGCGGTCAGGTTGCGCGCCGCCGTCGGTACCACCTCGGTCGACCAGGCCGCTCGGCGGATCGAGGCGCTACTGACGCCCATCGGCGCCGCAACTCACTGA
- a CDS encoding SigE family RNA polymerase sigma factor, translating into MSDDFVEFARAAAGRLRDTAFLMCRDWHLAQDLTQMTLAKVYASWRRVRAADNPHAYARTILVRLVIDQRRRHSSRETALVVPPEQGVTYPAELRLTLLDALATLPARDRAIVVLRYWEDLSVETVADMLDVSTAVVKTQSMRSLTRLRELLGDSRLELFAEDRRQPLHPVRSHPRSGPASGVG; encoded by the coding sequence ATGAGCGACGACTTCGTGGAGTTCGCGCGGGCCGCCGCCGGTCGCCTGCGCGACACCGCATTCCTGATGTGCCGGGACTGGCACCTGGCCCAGGATCTGACCCAGATGACCCTGGCCAAGGTGTACGCGTCCTGGCGGCGGGTACGGGCGGCGGACAACCCGCACGCGTACGCGCGCACGATCCTCGTACGGCTCGTGATCGACCAGCGGCGACGGCACAGCTCGCGGGAGACGGCACTCGTCGTCCCGCCCGAGCAGGGCGTGACGTATCCGGCGGAGTTGCGGCTGACCCTGCTGGACGCGTTGGCGACGCTCCCGGCCCGGGACCGGGCGATCGTCGTCCTGCGCTACTGGGAGGACCTGAGCGTGGAGACGGTCGCCGACATGCTCGACGTCTCCACCGCCGTGGTGAAGACGCAGAGCATGCGGTCGCTGACCCGGTTACGTGAACTGCTCGGCGACAGCCGGCTCGAACTCTTCGCCGAGGACCGGCGCCAGCCGTTGCACCCGGTACGGTCCCACCCCCGAAGTGGACCGGCCTCGGGTGTCGGCTAG
- a CDS encoding AfsR/SARP family transcriptional regulator, with protein MLGPVELSDGGRLVAVPGPQLRCILAVLASEAGRTVPVARLVDALWDEPPTSARSVLQVYVSRLRKLFTTPDTTLLHSGGGYRLDIDPQDVDLHRFRALVREARDSADVAVRRRLLTAALAEWRGGALADTATGPLRDRLVVALTEERLAALEDRLDVDLELGRHHDVMAELAAAVAEHPGRERLTGALILALHRCGRRVEALEAYRDLRDLLVEQAGVEPGADLRHLHQLLLNDSAAATGNASAAVVVRPTVPRQLPAAPAELVAREHYLAALDDLLEATGAPVLVTLVGPPGVGKTTLALRWAHSVAERFPDGQLYVDLRGHAPDKPVDARTVLAGFLHTLGVHPQQVPDSEAERSALFRSLLAGRRMLLLLDNARSAEQVRPLLPGTAGCLVVVTSRAELAGLAARDGARPVAVVPLSTEEGLALLRRIVGDRRVDAEPQAAGRLVDLCAGLPLALRVVAHRAVRRPGFTLTALAEQLTDEARRIDLLSPPDDPSTAVRAVFSWSYLALPPAAATLFRRLSAMPGDDFDVHAAAKAGDDPNLDEPLAILVSGHLVEETSIDRYRLHDLLRVYAAGLATGQERREAAVRVLDWYLARASAAVALLETDTGDDKTGGDFADQRDATGWLEVERPVLGAVPRFAAALGLHEYAWRLPNTVWRHWLALGLVDDLTTTHETGLASARLAGDTLAQADLLNSLGAAHYTARRYTAALAVYEQAVVLRDGLGDQAGAARTLMNIAIVHYLAGRYRDAVEHGLRTLTLRQDLDDVFGEAVAHNALGGFHLRLGDAAQALQHTERALALFDKLGYRYGQAAATLNLGHVRRHFGELDTADGHFRDAIERFRPLGDQRYEGEALCGLGLVRTGRGEFVEANDLLNEALAISAVVDDPTLRGEVRHGLGLLRLATGEPESALREFEHVRRVDDRYQQARALHGTARAQCALGRHDVAVPAWRAAVDAFAVLGVPDRADPDCTTCSAGVQRLV; from the coding sequence ATGCTGGGGCCGGTCGAGCTGAGCGACGGGGGCAGGCTCGTTGCCGTGCCGGGGCCGCAGCTACGGTGCATACTGGCGGTCCTGGCGTCCGAGGCGGGACGAACCGTGCCGGTCGCACGGCTGGTCGACGCCCTGTGGGACGAACCCCCGACGAGCGCGCGGAGCGTACTGCAGGTCTACGTGTCCCGGCTGCGGAAGCTGTTCACCACGCCGGACACCACCCTGCTCCACTCCGGCGGCGGGTACCGGCTCGACATCGACCCGCAGGACGTCGACCTGCACCGGTTCCGCGCCCTGGTACGCGAGGCCCGCGACAGCGCCGACGTGGCCGTCCGGCGGCGGCTGCTCACCGCCGCGCTCGCCGAGTGGCGGGGCGGCGCCCTCGCCGACACCGCGACCGGCCCGCTGCGGGACCGCCTGGTCGTCGCGCTGACCGAGGAACGGCTCGCCGCGTTGGAGGACCGGCTCGACGTCGACCTGGAACTGGGCCGCCACCACGACGTGATGGCGGAACTGGCGGCAGCGGTCGCCGAACATCCGGGGCGGGAACGGCTCACCGGAGCGCTGATCCTCGCCCTGCACCGGTGCGGGCGGCGGGTCGAGGCGCTGGAGGCGTACCGGGACCTGCGTGATCTGCTGGTGGAACAGGCGGGCGTGGAACCGGGCGCCGACCTGAGGCACCTGCACCAGCTCCTGCTCAACGACAGCGCCGCGGCAACCGGGAACGCCAGCGCGGCCGTGGTGGTGCGGCCGACGGTGCCACGGCAGCTACCCGCCGCCCCGGCCGAACTCGTCGCGCGTGAGCACTACCTGGCCGCGCTGGACGACCTGCTCGAGGCGACCGGGGCACCGGTGCTGGTCACGCTGGTCGGACCACCGGGGGTCGGCAAGACCACCCTGGCGCTGCGCTGGGCGCACTCCGTAGCCGAGCGGTTCCCCGACGGCCAGCTCTACGTCGACCTGCGCGGCCACGCACCCGACAAGCCGGTCGACGCGCGTACGGTGCTCGCCGGGTTCCTCCACACCCTCGGCGTACACCCGCAACAGGTGCCCGACAGCGAGGCGGAACGGTCGGCCCTGTTCAGGTCGCTGCTCGCCGGTCGCCGGATGCTGCTCCTGCTCGACAACGCCCGGTCGGCCGAACAGGTCCGACCGTTGCTGCCCGGCACGGCCGGCTGCCTGGTCGTGGTCACCAGCCGGGCCGAACTGGCCGGGCTGGCCGCCCGCGACGGCGCCCGTCCGGTCGCCGTGGTGCCGCTCTCCACCGAGGAGGGGCTGGCCCTGCTCCGCCGGATCGTCGGCGACCGGCGGGTCGACGCGGAACCGCAGGCCGCCGGTCGGCTGGTCGACCTCTGCGCCGGCCTGCCGCTCGCGCTGCGGGTGGTGGCGCACCGTGCCGTACGCCGGCCCGGGTTCACCCTGACGGCACTGGCCGAGCAGTTGACCGACGAGGCGCGGCGGATCGACCTGCTCTCCCCGCCCGACGACCCGTCCACCGCCGTCCGGGCGGTGTTCTCCTGGTCATACCTGGCTCTACCGCCGGCCGCCGCGACCCTGTTCCGCCGGCTCAGCGCCATGCCGGGCGACGATTTCGACGTCCACGCCGCAGCCAAAGCGGGCGACGACCCGAACCTGGACGAACCGCTCGCCATCCTGGTCTCCGGTCACCTGGTCGAGGAGACGTCGATCGACCGCTACCGGCTGCACGACCTGCTGCGGGTCTACGCCGCCGGTCTCGCCACCGGGCAGGAGCGCCGCGAGGCGGCCGTACGGGTCCTCGACTGGTACCTCGCACGCGCCAGCGCCGCCGTCGCACTCCTGGAAACCGACACCGGCGACGACAAAACCGGCGGTGACTTCGCCGACCAACGCGACGCCACCGGTTGGCTGGAGGTCGAACGACCCGTCCTGGGCGCCGTTCCCCGGTTCGCCGCCGCCCTCGGCCTGCACGAGTACGCATGGCGGCTGCCGAACACCGTGTGGCGGCACTGGCTCGCCCTCGGCCTGGTCGACGACCTGACCACGACCCACGAGACGGGCCTGGCCTCCGCCCGCCTCGCCGGTGACACCCTTGCCCAGGCCGACCTGCTCAACAGCCTCGGCGCGGCCCACTACACGGCCCGCCGCTACACCGCCGCACTGGCCGTCTACGAGCAGGCAGTGGTGTTGCGCGACGGGCTCGGTGACCAGGCGGGCGCGGCCCGGACGCTGATGAACATCGCGATCGTGCACTACCTCGCCGGCCGTTACCGGGACGCGGTCGAGCACGGCCTGCGGACCCTCACGCTGCGCCAGGACCTCGACGACGTGTTCGGCGAGGCGGTGGCGCACAACGCCCTGGGCGGATTCCACCTTCGTCTCGGCGACGCCGCCCAGGCACTCCAGCACACCGAACGCGCGCTGGCCCTGTTCGACAAGCTCGGCTACCGCTACGGCCAGGCGGCGGCAACGCTCAACCTCGGGCACGTCCGCCGGCACTTCGGCGAACTCGACACCGCCGACGGGCACTTCCGGGACGCGATCGAACGGTTCCGCCCCCTCGGCGACCAGCGGTACGAGGGCGAGGCGCTGTGCGGGCTCGGGCTGGTCCGTACCGGGCGGGGAGAGTTCGTCGAGGCGAACGACCTCCTGAACGAGGCACTCGCGATCAGTGCCGTCGTGGACGACCCGACCCTGCGCGGGGAGGTACGCCACGGTCTCGGACTGCTGCGGCTGGCCACGGGCGAACCGGAGTCGGCACTGCGGGAGTTCGAGCACGTCCGCCGGGTCGACGACCGTTACCAGCAGGCCCGCGCCCTGCACGGGACCGCCCGAGCACAGTGCGCGCTGGGGCGACACGACGTTGCCGTACCCGCCTGGCGCGCGGCGGTCGACGCGTTCGCCGTACTCGGCGTGCCGGACCGGGCCGACCCGGACTGTACGACATGTTCAGCGGGCGTTCAGCGTCTTGTCTGA
- a CDS encoding HAD-IIIC family phosphatase has product MLTVRVAASFTAEPLAEVLRFWAGELALPMAVSFAPYGQVFQQLLDPEGALRANRDGVNVVAVRPTDLADPDGFVAALRAADRETTVPLLLAICPDPPGTDPRTSDAAERAVRDGVTGTTHLRLLGLAHLTRTYPVTEAHDGYADRLGRVPYTPEFFAALGTALARTVHTIVSPRPKVVVVDADNTLWTGIVGEDGIGGITVDRDRRALQQLLVDQRDAGRLLCLCSRNNAADVDAVLAGHPEMVLRPEHLTASRVDWQPKSDNLRSLAEELNLGLDSFVFLDDSPIEVAEVRAAHPEVLALTVPADAGRALAFLRHCWPLDTDRVTDEDRQRSARYEQENQRRALRESGMSLADFHANLALRVDITPARPDQHERVAQLTHRTNQFNLAPVRLDVRDLRSGDPECLVVTVADRFGEYGLVGAMRYALDGDLLRVDTFLLSCRALGRGVEHRMLAHLGELALHRGATTVELSLIPTARNGPARDFLAEIAAEPADDGTSPVAEPDGSTRIGYLLPAGAAAGVHHRPGGSDQPARPPDATDRPPLVEPDRATPATNREAWRVVERIATTLTDPSAVRAAVLAGHRGPAATGVEDPIEARVMQIWAELLAVRPATPEDNFFALGGQSLQLVQFMARVREVFAVELPVDLLFTPAFTVAEVSREIRRRQLDGADETELTDLLAELDRLSDDEIELLLAEEDAQ; this is encoded by the coding sequence GTGCTGACGGTACGCGTCGCCGCCTCGTTCACCGCCGAACCGCTGGCCGAGGTGCTCCGGTTCTGGGCCGGGGAACTGGCGCTGCCGATGGCGGTCAGCTTCGCGCCGTACGGTCAGGTGTTCCAGCAACTGCTCGATCCCGAGGGTGCACTGCGGGCCAACCGCGACGGGGTCAACGTCGTCGCGGTCCGGCCCACCGACCTCGCCGACCCGGACGGGTTCGTGGCCGCACTGCGGGCCGCCGACCGGGAGACGACCGTCCCGCTGCTGCTCGCCATCTGCCCCGACCCGCCCGGCACCGACCCGAGGACGAGTGACGCCGCCGAGCGGGCGGTACGCGACGGCGTCACCGGCACCACCCACCTGCGCCTGCTCGGCTTGGCCCACCTGACCCGCACCTACCCGGTTACCGAGGCGCACGACGGCTACGCCGACCGGCTCGGGCGGGTGCCGTACACACCCGAGTTCTTCGCCGCACTGGGAACCGCGCTGGCCCGTACGGTGCACACGATCGTCAGCCCCCGGCCGAAGGTGGTCGTGGTCGACGCCGACAACACCCTGTGGACCGGAATCGTCGGCGAGGACGGAATCGGTGGCATCACCGTCGACCGGGACCGCCGGGCGCTCCAGCAACTCCTGGTCGACCAGCGGGACGCCGGCCGGCTGCTCTGCCTGTGCAGCCGCAACAACGCCGCCGACGTCGACGCGGTACTCGCCGGCCACCCGGAGATGGTGCTCCGACCCGAGCACCTCACCGCCAGCCGGGTCGACTGGCAGCCCAAGTCGGACAACCTCCGGTCGCTCGCCGAGGAACTCAACCTCGGTCTGGACAGCTTCGTCTTCCTCGACGACAGCCCGATCGAGGTCGCCGAGGTCCGCGCCGCCCACCCGGAGGTGCTCGCGCTGACGGTCCCGGCCGACGCGGGCCGGGCCCTGGCGTTCCTGCGGCACTGCTGGCCGCTGGACACCGACCGGGTGACCGACGAGGACCGCCAGCGGAGCGCGCGTTACGAGCAGGAGAACCAGCGCCGGGCACTGCGCGAGAGCGGCATGTCGCTGGCCGACTTCCACGCCAACCTGGCACTGCGGGTCGACATCACCCCGGCCCGGCCCGACCAGCACGAGCGGGTCGCCCAACTCACCCACCGGACCAACCAGTTCAACCTCGCCCCCGTACGCCTGGACGTGCGCGACCTGCGCTCCGGTGACCCGGAGTGCCTGGTGGTGACCGTGGCGGACCGGTTCGGCGAGTACGGCCTGGTCGGCGCGATGCGGTACGCGCTCGACGGCGACCTGCTGCGGGTCGATACGTTCCTGCTGAGCTGCCGGGCGCTCGGCCGGGGAGTCGAGCACCGGATGCTCGCCCACCTCGGCGAGCTGGCCCTGCACCGGGGTGCCACCACGGTCGAGCTGTCGCTCATTCCGACCGCCCGCAACGGTCCCGCTCGCGACTTCCTCGCCGAGATCGCCGCCGAGCCGGCCGACGACGGGACCTCCCCAGTGGCGGAACCCGACGGGTCGACCCGGATCGGTTACCTGCTGCCGGCGGGCGCGGCTGCCGGCGTACACCATCGGCCCGGCGGATCCGACCAGCCGGCGCGGCCCCCGGACGCCACCGACCGCCCACCCCTGGTGGAGCCCGACCGGGCGACCCCCGCAACAAACCGTGAAGCCTGGCGGGTGGTGGAGCGGATCGCCACCACCCTCACCGACCCGTCCGCGGTCCGGGCGGCGGTCCTCGCCGGCCACCGCGGGCCGGCGGCGACGGGTGTCGAGGACCCGATCGAGGCCAGGGTGATGCAGATCTGGGCGGAACTGCTGGCGGTCCGGCCCGCCACACCCGAGGACAACTTCTTCGCCCTCGGCGGGCAGTCCCTGCAACTGGTCCAGTTCATGGCCCGGGTACGGGAGGTCTTCGCGGTCGAGCTGCCGGTCGACCTGCTGTTCACCCCGGCGTTCACGGTCGCCGAGGTGTCCCGGGAGATCCGTCGGCGCCAGCTCGACGGTGCCGACGAAACCGAGCTGACCGACCTCCTGGCCGAACTCGACCGACTCTCCGACGACGAGATCGAACTCCTGCTCGCCGAAGAGGACGCCCAGTAG
- a CDS encoding MbtH family protein, translated as MYDEDEDTTSYVVVINDEEQYSIWRDGTPPPAGWRQVGKAGTKRECLEYVDQVWTDMRPASLRARIAATSG; from the coding sequence ATGTACGACGAAGACGAGGACACCACCAGCTACGTCGTGGTGATCAACGACGAGGAGCAGTACTCCATCTGGCGCGACGGCACCCCGCCGCCGGCCGGCTGGCGCCAGGTCGGCAAGGCCGGCACCAAGCGCGAGTGCCTCGAGTACGTCGACCAGGTCTGGACCGACATGCGGCCGGCGTCGCTGCGCGCCCGGATCGCCGCCACCTCTGGATGA